A genomic segment from Diadema setosum chromosome 11, eeDiaSeto1, whole genome shotgun sequence encodes:
- the LOC140234695 gene encoding vacuolar protein-sorting-associated protein 36-like: MDRFEWTNDALLPHETFVKQQHGVRLYDGMQKTQFDYGIAIVTTHRLLWKDMQSQGVIGLHLGLVIYAEEDPEKSGKSPKVVIHLQPAPPNKAPGPAMSSVNTYIRLSFKEAGKTEFFRCLSEQLCRRLWEFMPAAQPAKPTAQPRSIHKGIVGIERKLEEKRKETDQNITKAFEDLNKLMTKAKEMVDLTKVIANKIKEKQGDITDDETVKFKSYLLSLGIANPVTRETHGSGLKYHEELARQLADVLTAPVEENGGMMAITDVYCRINRARGMELLSPDDLIDACQQFERLRLPLRLRKFTSGVMVLESVSQGEEAAINETAELLKNLGSISADELAQTAGVSVMLAKGRLMAAEEVGKACRDESVEGLRFYPNLFFNPPTS, translated from the exons ATGGATAGGTTTGAGTGGACAAATGACGCACTACTTCCCCATGAAACTTTCGTAAAGCAACAGCATGGTGTTCGTTTATATGATGGAATGCAGAAG ACCCAATTTGACTATGGAATTGCCATCGTGACAACTCACAGACTCCTATGGAAGGACATGCAGAGCCAG GGAGTGATAGGACTGCACCTTGGCCTTGTCATCTATGCTGAAGAAGATCCAGAAAAATCTGGTAAAAG TCCCAAAGTGGTCATCCACCTCCAACCTGCCCCTCCCAACAAGGCACCAGGACCAGCAATGAGCAGTGTCAACACCTACATCAGACTCTCCTTCAAAGAGGCAGGCAAGACAGAA TTTTTCAGGTGCTTATCGGAGCAGCTGTGCCGTAGACTGTGGGAATTCATGCCTGCCGCCCAGCCAGCAAAACCCACAGCTCAG CCCCGTTCCATCCACAAAGGCATCGTGGGTATCGAGCGGAAGCTTGAGGAGAAGAGGAAAGAGACGGATCAAAATATCACCAAG GCATTTGAAGATTTGAACAAGCTCATGACAAAG GCAAAGGAGATGGTAGACCTGACAAAAGTCATCGCAAACAAGATCAAAGAAAAGCAAGGAGACATAACGGATGATGAG ACGGTGAAATTCAAGTCCTATCTGCTGAGTCTTGGTATAGCCAACCCCGTAACGAGGGAGACCCACGGCTCAGGGCTGAAGTACCATGAGGAACTGGCAAGGCAGCTGGCAGATGTCCTGACGGCACCCGTAGAG GAGAATGGAGGTATGATGGCAATTACTGATGTGTACTGCAGAATAAACAGAGCTCGAGGGATGGAG CTTCTGTCTCCAGATGACTTGATTGATGCCTGCCAGCAGTTTGAAAGGCTTCGGCTTCCACTCAG GTTACGAAAATTCACCAGTGGTGTGATGGTGCTGGAGTCTGTATCTCAGGGAGAGGAAGCCGCAATTAACGAGACAGCAGAACTG CTGAAAAACTTGGGGTCAATAAGTGCTGATGAACTTGCCCAAACTGCTGGAGTGTCAGTGATGTTGGCAAAAGGAAG ACTGATGGCAGCGGAGGAGGTTGGCAAGGCGTGTCGAGACGAGTCAGTGGAGGGGCTGAGATTCTACCCCAATCTCTTCTTCAACCCACCTACCAGTTGA